One window of the Anopheles cruzii chromosome 2, idAnoCruzAS_RS32_06, whole genome shotgun sequence genome contains the following:
- the LOC128266993 gene encoding esterase B1-like — protein MVMRSAPLMGWKNVSTGSDAEKHMPITRICVPVQQGSIYGVRDRLPNGQNYYYFKGVPYARPPVGLLRFKSPVPLEKYAVSYLDCTKERSNCMGLDVLSKEISGSEDGLFLNIYTPKLGKSDDPSPVPVMVFIHGGGLIGGHGDSSLYLPNYLVQQGVLVVTLNYRLGVLGFLCLPDAGVEGNAGLKDQRMALRWVSENIAQFGGDPHNVTLFGASSGAIAVNFHCLSGESKRYFHKAILQSGSIYTEFSFQDQPEQKARQLARLLGHSPQTDAEVYEALRNAPAKKLFELQPLVLTEREKKVEKLFQIPFLPVVERSDSRDAIVTRHPSEILGEPDAIGIPIILGYNERDGMMVLIDAIKTLASYNAEPERFIPRTVAIDYFSADARALGEEIREFYFGPKAVSRDTLVQLTDVFTDKYLLAYRMTVELWARYQRKTKFFGYRFAFDGLLNKGKAIMSLRTMKGAAHIDEVYYLFSSPLLRTEVPETDKSYELRNTMVALWTNFAKYSDPTPAACPDAAKVPFRWEPQQNVPEDAEHVPLMCLNITNDTIRMAEMPEKRRMDFWTEIYQRYNGRVSDVKIPAIGTSAAGTDQNNNF, from the exons ATGGTTATGCGCAGTGCACCGCTGATGGGCTGGAAGAACGTCAGCACCGGATCGGACGCGGAGAAACACATG CCCATCACCAGGATATGCGTGCCGGTGCAGCAGGGCTCGATCTACGGGGTGCGCGATCGGCTCCCGAACGGCCAGAATTACTACTACTTCAAGGGCGTACCGTACGCGCGGCCTCCGGTCGGGTTGCTGCGCTTCAAgtcgccggtgccgctggAAAAGTACGCCGTGTCGTACCTGGACTGTACGAAGGAGCGCAGCAACTGTATGGGGCTGGACGTGCTGTCCAAGGAGATCAGTGGTTCCGAGGATGGCCTTTTTCTCAACATCTACACACCGAAGCTGGGCAAATCGGATGACCCATCGCCCGTGCCGGTGATGGTTTTCATCCACGGAGGCGGCCtaatcggtggccacggtgacaGTTCGCTCTACTTGCCCAACTACCTGGTGCAGCAGGGCGTACTCGTGGTGACGCTCAACTACCGACTGGGCGTACTGGGCTTCCTGTGTCTGCCCGATGCCGGCGTGGAGGGAAATGCGGGCCTCAAAGACCAACGGATGGCGCTGCGGTGGGTCAGCGAGAACATTGCCCAGTTCGGGGGTGATCCGCACAACGTGACACTGTTCGGGGCCAGCTCGGGTGCGATCGCCGTCAACTTTCACTGTCTGTCCGGTGAATCGAAGCGATACTTCCACAAAGCGATCCTCCAGAGTGGCTCGATCTACACGGAGTTCTCGTTCCAGGACCAACCGGAGCAGAAGGCCCGCCAGTTGGCCCGTCTGCTCGGCCACAGCCCGCAGACGGACGCGGAGGTTTACGAGGCCCTTCGGAATGCACCGGCCAAGAAGCTGTTCGAGCTTCAGCCGCTGGTGCTGACGGAGCGCGAGAAAAAGGTCGAGAAGCTGTTCCAGATCCCGTTCCTGCCGGTGGTCGAGCGGTCCGATTCGCGGGATGCCATCGTAACGCGGCACCCGTCGGAGATCCTGGGCGAACCGGACGCGATCGGCATCCCGATCATTCTGGGGTACAACGAGCGCGACGGAATGATGGTGTTGATCGATGCGATCAAAACGCTTGCCTCGTACAACGCCGAACCGGAGCGCTTCATACCGCGCACGGTGGCGATCGACTACTTCTCGGCGGACGCACGCGCCCTCGGTGAGGAGATCCGGGAGTTCTACTTCGGCCCGAAGGCCGTCAGCCGCGATACGCTCGTCCAGTTGACGGACGTGTTCACCGACAAGTACCTGCTGGCGTACCGGATGACGGTGGAGCTGTGGGCTCGGTACCAGCGCAAGACCAAGTTCTTCGGTTACCGGTTCGCGTTCGATGGGCTGCTCAACAAGGGCAAGGCCATCATGTCGCTGCGCACGATGAAGGGAGCGGCCCACATCGACGAGGTGTACTATCTGTTCAGCTCGCCCCTGCTCCGCACCGAGGTGCCCGAGACGGACAAGTCGTACGAGCTGCGCAACACGATGGTCGCCCTGTGGACCAACTTTGCCAAGTACAGTGATCCGACGCCCGCCGCCTGCCCGGACGCGGCCAAGGTGCCGTTCCGCTGGGAACCGCAGCAGAACGTGCCCGAGGATGCGGAGCACGTCCCGCTGATGTGCCTGAACATCACCAACGACACGATCCGGATGGCCGAGATGCCCGAGAAGCGGCGGATGGACTTCTGGACCGAGATCTACCAGCGCTACAATGGGCGCGTTTCGGACGTCAAGATACCGGCAATCGGCACGTCGGCGGCAGGCACCGACCAGAACAACAACTTCTAA